From the genome of Marinitoga litoralis:
TGGATGTTATACGAAGTATTCTTTGGTGATTACTTCAGCTTAAAATCAGCAGTTGCAGGATTAACAGGACATTCATGGTCAGATTTAGTAGATGCTGACAAAAATCCTGTAAGCGATGAAGCAAAACAAATTTTATTAGACTTCTATAAAAATTATATTGATTCAAAAGTAGAAGTAGATGGAGATTATGTAGTATTCCATTTAGCAGCTCCAAAAGTATACTTCTTAAATATTATTGCACAAGGTTCATCATGGGGAGCAATTTTAGATAGTAAAGCAGCTATGGACTTAGGATTATGGGATGGAAAAGAAGACGGATGGTGGAAATTCCACGATTGGAAAAAAGAAGATTCACCATTATATGCAAAAGAAATCGGTTCAGGTCCATATGAATTAGTAGAATGGAACAGAGCAGAACAAAAAGTAATATTAAAAGCATTCCCAGAATACTGGAGAGGTCCTGCAAAAGTTGAAAACGTAGTTATCTGGGGAGTAGATGAATGGTCAACAAGAAAAGCATTATTAGAAAAAGGTGAAGCTGATATTGTTGCAGTACCTGCTCAATATTTAAGTCAAATAAAAGGAAATCCTGATATTGAAATCATTGAAGGATTACCATCAGTATCAGTAACAACATTAAACTTCAACTGGCAAGTAAAACCAGATTCACCATATATTGGAAGCGGAAAGTTAGATGGTGAAGGTATTCCAACAACATTCTTTGCAGATAAAAATGTAAGATTAGGATTCATTTATTCATTTGATTACCAAAAAATGATCGATGATGTATTAGACGGTTATGGAGAATTAGTACCTACAGCAATGCCAAAAGGATTCTTAGGTTACTCAGATGAATTACCAAAACCAAAATTCGATTTAGCTGAAGCAACAAAATACTTCAAGAGAGCATATAGAGGACAATTATGGAGAAAAGGTTTCAAAATGACAATTCTTTACAACACAGGTAATGCTGCAAGACAAAAATCTGCAGAATTATTAGCAGATTCATTAAAGAAAATTAATCCTAAATTCCAAGCAGAAGTTAGAGGAGTTCAATGGCCAACATTCTTAGATGCTAGAAAAAATGGAAAAATGCCATTATACATCTTAGGTTGGTTAGCAGATTATCCTGATCCAAACAACTTTATCTACACATTCTATCATTCAGATGGTGACTATGGTTACTACTTTGGTGATAAATATGCTGAATTTGCAAATGCACCACAAGCATTCTTTGGTGGTAAATCATTAAATGAAATGATTTCTGAAGCATCAGCATTAACAGATCCTGCAGAAAGAGAAAAGATTTATATCCAAGTACAAGAATTTGTTATAAGAGAAGGTTTAGGTGTTCCATTATATCAACCAGTTGGTGTAAGAGTTCACAGAAAATGGTTAAAAGGTTGGTATCCAAATTCAATCAGACCAGGTGACGATTACTACAGATACTGGAAATCAGAAGAATAATAAATTAGGAAGAATATTAAATTATTTAAAAAAAATTAGTTAATAACATTTATTTCAATTTAAGGGGAGGGGAATAGCCTTCCCCTTATTTTTTTCTTTTTTGAATGTTATGTTTCTATGGTATAATATATTGGTTTTTAATAATAATTTTTATGGAGGTGCTTGTATGACGGCGTATATTATTAGGAGGTTGTTATTATTACCTCTTATAATTTTTGGGGTTACCCTAATAGTTTTCTCCATGATGCAATTACTCGGAGAAGACCAATTATTAGCTGCATATGTTGATCCAAACTCTTTAGATAAGATGTCAGTTGAAGAGTTGGAAATGGTTAAAGAGAAGTATGGGTTAAATGATGATCCATTTACAAGATATGTTAAATGGATTGGATCTGTTGCACAAGGTGACTTAGGATGGTCAATTGTGGGTAAAGAACCAGTAGCTAAAGCAATTTTGCACAGATTACCTTCTTCTTTAGAATTAGCTTTATATGCTATATTCCCAATAATTGGTGTGGGAGTATGGTTAGGTGTTCAGGCAGCATTGCATAGAAATAAATGGCAGGATCAGCTAATTAGAATTTTTTCTATTGTAGGTTGGTCATTCCCGGATTTTGTTTTTGGTTTATTAGTTCTTATGGTATTTTATAGTTGGCTTGGTTGGTTCCCCCCTGGAAGAGTTAGTCTGCAAGTTGCAAATATAATCAACTCGCCAGACTTTCATCAATATACTAAATTAGTTACTATTGATGGATTATTAAATGGAAGAATTGATGTATTTTGGGATGGTTTAAGACATTTAATTGGCCCTATATTAACATTATCCTACTTATGGTGGGCATATTTGATCAGAATTACAAGATCATCAATGTTAGAAGTATTAAGTAAAGATTATGTTAGAACAGCAAGAGCAAAAGGATTATCAGAAAAAGTTGTTATAAATAAACATGCTAAAAGAAATGCTTTAATCCCTGTAGCTACAGTTGCAGGTTCAATGATTATAGGTTTAATAATGGGTGTTATTATTGTTGAAACAATCTTTGTTAGACCTGGTATAGGAAGTTTTGCAGCTAAAGCTGCAGGACAACTTGATTATGCTTCAATTATGGGTATGTTATTATTCTCATCATTCTTATTAATCGTTGGTAATTTGATCATAGACATATCATATGCATTAATCGATCCAAGAATTAGATACGAGTGAGGTGAGTTGAAATGAATGAAGAATTAAAAAGAGCTCTTAGGAAGTT
Proteins encoded in this window:
- a CDS encoding ABC transporter permease — protein: MTAYIIRRLLLLPLIIFGVTLIVFSMMQLLGEDQLLAAYVDPNSLDKMSVEELEMVKEKYGLNDDPFTRYVKWIGSVAQGDLGWSIVGKEPVAKAILHRLPSSLELALYAIFPIIGVGVWLGVQAALHRNKWQDQLIRIFSIVGWSFPDFVFGLLVLMVFYSWLGWFPPGRVSLQVANIINSPDFHQYTKLVTIDGLLNGRIDVFWDGLRHLIGPILTLSYLWWAYLIRITRSSMLEVLSKDYVRTARAKGLSEKVVINKHAKRNALIPVATVAGSMIIGLIMGVIIVETIFVRPGIGSFAAKAAGQLDYASIMGMLLFSSFLLIVGNLIIDISYALIDPRIRYE
- a CDS encoding ABC transporter substrate-binding protein, with translation MKKLLVALLLVFSIFTFAEVMNPNTIVDVTIGEPDTLDPHQAYDTASGEVIFNVYDNLIEYVGSSLSKFAPRIAESWEIDGNTVRFKIRKGVKFHSGNELTPYDVEYTFERALIGNPGGGPIWMLYEVFFGDYFSLKSAVAGLTGHSWSDLVDADKNPVSDEAKQILLDFYKNYIDSKVEVDGDYVVFHLAAPKVYFLNIIAQGSSWGAILDSKAAMDLGLWDGKEDGWWKFHDWKKEDSPLYAKEIGSGPYELVEWNRAEQKVILKAFPEYWRGPAKVENVVIWGVDEWSTRKALLEKGEADIVAVPAQYLSQIKGNPDIEIIEGLPSVSVTTLNFNWQVKPDSPYIGSGKLDGEGIPTTFFADKNVRLGFIYSFDYQKMIDDVLDGYGELVPTAMPKGFLGYSDELPKPKFDLAEATKYFKRAYRGQLWRKGFKMTILYNTGNAARQKSAELLADSLKKINPKFQAEVRGVQWPTFLDARKNGKMPLYILGWLADYPDPNNFIYTFYHSDGDYGYYFGDKYAEFANAPQAFFGGKSLNEMISEASALTDPAEREKIYIQVQEFVIREGLGVPLYQPVGVRVHRKWLKGWYPNSIRPGDDYYRYWKSEE